The Flavobacteriales bacterium genome contains the following window.
GTAAAGGTGCTCGCACTGCGGCACCAGCCGCTTGATCGTCGCCTCGTAGCTCGTGGTCCACAGCACGGTGGCGATGCCGCTCAGCTCGCTCGCTTCCTTCTGCGAGAACTTTGCGCCTTCCCAGATCGCCAGCAGCTCGCTCGTCTCGCGCACGAAGAGGATCTCGCGGTCCTTCGCGTCCACCGCATCGGGGAAGAGCAGCAGGATGGTCTCCTCCTGGTCGATGCCGCTGAGGTAGAAGATGTCGCTGGCCTGCTTGAAGGGCATCGAGCCATCGGCGCTCGTGGGCATGATGTCGTTGCTGTGGAACACGGCGAGGCCGCCTTTCTCCATGGCTTGGCGGAAACGGGCGCGGTGCTCGCGGTAGGTGGCGGCGCTGAGGGGCTGGTAACGCATCTCGGGAAAGTTGAAAGGCGAAAGTAGAAAGCTGAAAGCGGGCGAGCGTGAAAGGGTGTCTGATGGTTTTGGGCGTTCCGGCTCGAAGACTCGCCGTCGGGCCATTCGTTGCAACTCTAGACTTGCCCGCCTCGAAGATGGAGATCTTCGGGGAGCGAACGAACACTGAAGGAAACTGAGCAGGATCGCGGGTGAACCATTCCGCTGCATAGGCGCAAGGGCCTAAAGGACTTATTGGCACCCGTGATCCACTCGGGTCTGAGGCTCGGATAGAATTCCAGGCGTAGTGGCCTAGTAGAGTTGTCGAGCACAGGGCCCATTGCTCAGTCCCTCCAGCGATCACTTGTCTAACCCAAAGGTACACGGACATGAGACACTGGATCGGCATTGATGTGAGCAAGGCGACCTTGGATGTGGCCTTGCTGGACGAACAAGGCAAGGTCACCGCCGAAGAGAAGGTGGCCAACACGGAGAAGGGACTACGCAGCATGTGGAAGCGCTGGACCAAGATGTACGGGCTGAAGAAGGACCAATGCCTGGTGTGCCTGGAGCCCACCGGCCATTACTCGCATCTTCCGCTGGAGACACTCGTGCGGTTGGAGGTTCCCACCTGGCTTGCGCACCCCACGGACATCATCAAGAGCATCGGCACCACGCGTGGCAAGAACGACCGCATCGATGCACTTTCGGATCGCGGATTACGCACGCCGCTTCCACGACAAGGCCAGGCTTGTAACCGCCGATCACCTGCGCACCAACAAGCTCAAGCAACTGCTCGCCCGGCGTGAGAATCTGGTGCGTCGCAAGACCATGCACCACACCCAGATCCGCAACCTGGACCATTGCGTGGACCAGTCGTTGCGCGCGGCCTTCACACGCATCGACAAGGCGCAGATCACCGCGCTCGACAAGTCGATCGAAGCATCGAGACCATGATCAAAGAGGTGATCGCGGCTGAGCCAGAGCACCAGCGCATCTACGATCTGCTCTTGTCCATCGATGGCGTTGGCCCCGTGTTGGCAGCGCATCTGCTGGCACTCACCGAGGGCTTCCTGCGCTTCAAGACCGCGCGCGAGCTGGCCTGCCACGCCGGGGTGGCACCCTTCGAGTACAGCTCCGGCTCCAGCATCCGAGGCAAAACGCGCGTCTCCAAACAAGCGCAGCCCACTTTGAAGTACCTGCTGCACATGGCGGCTGTGGGATGCACGGCACGCAAAGGCGAATTGCAGGACTACTGGAAGCGCAAGGTGGCCGAAGGCAAGCACAAGATGAGCGTGCTCAACGCCATCCGCAACAAGCTCATCCACCGCATCTGCGCCGTGATCGAACGGGGTACGCCATTCGTGCGCAGAACGGAACCGGCCGCTGCGTAGACTTGTGCGTCGGGCCGAAACGGAAGCAGGCTCTGCTGAGGAGCAACCTGCCAGGGATAGGTCCGATGTACGACAGGCATAACATGGGTCGAGGGCATCAAAAGCTCTTGACCCATGCCTGGAGTTCCTCATGCCTGAAAAAAAACCTGCCCATTGGCTTGCTCAGGTCATAGAATAAGTCCTCGCCTCCTTCGTCGGCTGTGGGCTACCCGCTTCTGTCCCTAACGCGAAATGCGGATTCTCACTTGATCTCTGCGCATAGGAATGGCCGAAACGTCTTTACCGGGGAACGTGTAATACGCACCGTCGAGAAACCGCGGCGGAGACTATACTCCAAGTACCGCTGATCAAGGAGCTTCTTCAATCCTTTCGAGCGATGAAGTCGCTTCATGGTTGAGCGCCACTCTTCGTCCGATTCAATGGGCTTCTTGCCAATGAAGTGATAGCCCGCTCCGGTCTTGAAGAGCCAACCTTGTTGCCCTTTCAGTGCAGCTTTGACGTCGCCCTCATCCGAGTGGTCAATATCCAGGAAGAGGAGAAAGGCCTCGGCGCTCTGTCCGAGACGGTTGTTCCACCCAAGAACGTAGTCCTCTATACGGCTGCCATGTAAGCGCTCAATTGTCTCACGGCCCGCGCGGCTGAGGAGAGCAATCGTTCGCGTGTTGACCCGCTGTCGCGTGACTTGGTACTGGCAGCGATCCTTGTGGACGTAGGACTTCGGGCAGTAGTAGTCGAACTCGACCGAAGGTCCTATGCTTTGCTTGTGCACGAGGTCGAGGATGAACTCCTCATAGTGGCAGAGTGGCGTTCGGTTCATCACGAAGGCAATGAACTTGACCACAACGCGCTCGTACTTGTCAAAGACCTGAGGGTCGTTCGCAACGACACCCTCGTACTGCGCATCTTCCCTGATTGTCTGCAAGTCTTGAGGCAGCCTTGCATACGTCTTGGGTAGCCAACTCTGTCCGCGCCCGAAGCGCTTGTTCAGCTCGCCATTCCACGGTGCGTGCTTCTTCGATTGAATGGTGGTATCGGATAGGGCTGCTTTCCCCGTATGAAAAGATGCATAGTAGAGATGGACGAACCCCGATGCGAATTGGCCCTGCTCCTTTAGAGTTCTCGCGGCCACCAACTCATTCTGAGCCAAGCTCAGACTTTCCGCAGCGCGTTGCCTCTGCTTGACAGTCAGCTTGCGTTTCGTCGTATTGGCCTTCATGGTCAGTGCATTCAAATTGCTTACGCCTAGGTCGCCTTCCTCTTACTATGCGGCACATACATCCGCAACCGCTCCGTCCGCGCGCGGTACCCATCCCCCTCCTTCGCGATCAGCTCCATGATCACCAACTCGCTCAAGTCGCGCTGCATGGTGCGCGGCGACATCTTGGCGTAGAGCATGGCGAGCGTGGTGTTGATGTGCGGGATCTCCTCCAGCTTCAGCACGCGGTCCTTGGGGAAGTCAAGCGCAAGCCGTCTTTGGCGCTTGAACAACGACTCTTGCCCGCGCTTCACCTTGTCGAACTCGTCGTACACCATCTTCTGCCAGGTGATGTCGAACTGGCTCTTCTGGATGGTGAGCAGCGTTTGTTCCAAACCATCACGCAAACCGAGTAGCGCGTATTCAATGAACTTGGTGAGCGAACGCTCTGTGTTCGCGATCTGCAACTGGCGGTAGTACTCGGTGCGTGTCTGGTTGTAGTGGTTGCTCAGGATGTGCGATGCGATGTTCGGATTGCCACCGCGCAACATCACGTAGAACTCCACAAGTCGTCCTGTGCGGCCATTGCCATCACCGAAGGGGTGGATCCATTCGATGTACACATGTGCCACGATCGCTTGTATCACCACCTCCCAGAAGTGTTGCTCGCTATGCTCGAAATGGAACTCCTGTCGCATCCACTCGCAGAGGGTGTGTACCAGGTCCTCGACATGTTCAGGCGCCGGGCATCGATAGGGTCCCACTACTCTGAAGTCCTCTCGGAACCTGCCAGGAATTGCGTTGAAGTGTTCACCCAGATCCTTGCCGACGAGCCGATGAAAACGCTTCAGCAGGTCGCTATTGATCAGTTGTGACTTGTCATCGTACACCACCTCCTTCAGCAGTTCATTGAACGCGTCGATGATGTTCTGCACCTCTTGCTGGAGGTACTGCTTGCTCGGTGGCAGCTTGGTGCCCTCGGCCACCTGCTTCACCTCCTCATCGCTGAGTGTGTTGCCTTCAATAGCCGTGGTCGCCTGCGCCCCCTTTATCATGGACACCCGCAGCAGTTTCGTGTAGTCCTCCGGCAGGAGAGGAGTGTG
Protein-coding sequences here:
- a CDS encoding transposase encodes the protein MRHWIGIDVSKATLDVALLDEQGKVTAEEKVANTEKGLRSMWKRWTKMYGLKKDQCLVCLEPTGHYSHLPLETLVRLEVPTWLAHPTDIIKSIGTTRGKNDRIDALSDRGLRTPLPRQGQACNRRSPAHQQAQATARPA
- a CDS encoding Fic family protein, with product MTFRRQWDLTANMKFLLGQCEAFVKAIKHTPLLPEDYTKLLRVSMIKGAQATTAIEGNTLSDEEVKQVAEGTKLPPSKQYLQQEVQNIIDAFNELLKEVVYDDKSQLINSDLLKRFHRLVGKDLGEHFNAIPGRFREDFRVVGPYRCPAPEHVEDLVHTLCEWMRQEFHFEHSEQHFWEVVIQAIVAHVYIEWIHPFGDGNGRTGRLVEFYVMLRGGNPNIASHILSNHYNQTRTEYYRQLQIANTERSLTKFIEYALLGLRDGLEQTLLTIQKSQFDITWQKMVYDEFDKVKRGQESLFKRQRRLALDFPKDRVLKLEEIPHINTTLAMLYAKMSPRTMQRDLSELVIMELIAKEGDGYRARTERLRMYVPHSKRKAT
- a CDS encoding IS110 family transposase; translated protein: MIKEVIAAEPEHQRIYDLLLSIDGVGPVLAAHLLALTEGFLRFKTARELACHAGVAPFEYSSGSSIRGKTRVSKQAQPTLKYLLHMAAVGCTARKGELQDYWKRKVAEGKHKMSVLNAIRNKLIHRICAVIERGTPFVRRTEPAAA